A part of Thermococcus sp. EP1 genomic DNA contains:
- the pbp11 gene encoding tRNA-binding protein Pbp11, with translation MGIFDRFFRKERVEVVSKKPVGKFKVEEVLNILGKQVIIGEVLEGVIYPGYKLKGRGVALIREIQKDRKKVDFALEYDRVGLVLEGTLSAEGGEVLEVYQA, from the coding sequence ATGGGAATTTTTGACAGGTTCTTTAGAAAGGAAAGAGTTGAGGTAGTCTCTAAAAAGCCGGTGGGGAAATTCAAAGTAGAGGAAGTTCTCAACATATTGGGGAAGCAAGTTATCATTGGAGAGGTTCTCGAGGGAGTTATATATCCGGGATATAAGCTCAAAGGAAGGGGAGTCGCTTTAATAAGAGAGATCCAAAAAGATAGGAAGAAAGTAGATTTTGCTCTTGAGTATGATCGTGTTGGGCTCGTTTTAGAAGGCACACTTAGTGCTGAAGGAGGAGAAGTTCTAGAGGTTTATCAAGCCTAA
- a CDS encoding DUF257 family protein: protein MEITKERLFNMVDRTSFGDLVLIEDETSYGSTLTTYFFVNYARERGLKILIDDVLDSLFLVKKHLEFLQVQEDFSDVVVIKTGGKKKIGKIVARIPLESEPVVYLSRYESTARSVYSEGKYINIVLGLERLFAFMQSPLEFYTVIDSIQGFLGNRSRKAFYIIDKNVASTLKFNPIPDLEEIATTVLYIQGEYGSGKIRFIKTPFVEWLNEDFEIVLDKVLKW from the coding sequence ATGGAGATAACGAAAGAACGTCTCTTCAATATGGTGGATAGGACTTCCTTTGGTGATTTAGTTCTAATAGAAGATGAAACTTCTTATGGGAGCACTTTGACTACCTATTTTTTTGTGAACTATGCACGTGAAAGAGGGCTAAAAATCCTTATTGATGATGTTTTAGATTCTCTCTTCTTAGTAAAAAAACATCTGGAGTTTTTACAGGTGCAGGAAGATTTCTCGGATGTGGTTGTGATCAAGACCGGTGGAAAGAAGAAGATCGGAAAAATCGTTGCGAGGATCCCCCTTGAAAGCGAGCCCGTGGTGTATCTCAGTCGTTATGAAAGTACAGCTAGGAGCGTTTATTCTGAAGGAAAATACATAAATATTGTTCTTGGTCTTGAAAGATTGTTTGCATTCATGCAGAGCCCGTTGGAGTTTTACACAGTTATAGACTCCATTCAAGGGTTTTTGGGGAATCGGAGTAGAAAGGCCTTTTATATAATAGACAAAAATGTAGCCTCAACATTAAAATTCAATCCCATTCCCGATTTAGAGGAGATAGCAACCACTGTCCTCTATATACAGGGAGAGTATGGGAGTGGAAAAATACGCTTTATAAAGACCCCCTTTGTTGAATGGTTGAATGAGGACTTTGAAATTGTGTTGGATAAAGTTCTAAAGTGGTAG
- a CDS encoding TatD family hydrolase codes for MIIFDNHFHVDPFKGLFLEAVKQFHRAGGTHLNVVYKTAHDYGFAGVKAEDFIKAMDFHLELVEKINKESSVKAFAVVGVHPAEFAYLAEKKGLEYAKNEVMKALEYAQKLCFERKAIAIGEIGRPHYEVSEEIWNESIELMKYGMELAKEADCAVQLHTESFNEEKFRELGRIVREVGIKPYRVVKHYSPPLIKIAEEEGIFPSILASKKTLMEALMQGSRFLMETDYIDDKKRPGAVLGPKTVPKRTLAFIQQGLMDEDTAYKIHMENPKKVYGIELEE; via the coding sequence ATGATAATATTTGACAATCATTTTCATGTCGATCCATTTAAGGGATTGTTTTTAGAGGCAGTTAAACAGTTTCATAGAGCTGGCGGGACCCATTTAAATGTTGTATATAAGACGGCCCATGATTATGGATTTGCAGGAGTTAAAGCGGAAGATTTTATAAAAGCCATGGATTTTCACTTGGAATTAGTGGAAAAAATCAACAAAGAAAGCTCTGTGAAGGCCTTTGCGGTGGTTGGTGTTCATCCAGCAGAATTTGCATATCTTGCTGAAAAGAAAGGCCTTGAATATGCTAAAAATGAGGTTATGAAAGCCCTCGAATATGCTCAAAAACTGTGTTTTGAGAGAAAGGCCATAGCGATTGGAGAAATAGGAAGGCCACATTATGAAGTCAGCGAAGAAATATGGAATGAGAGTATAGAACTCATGAAATATGGAATGGAATTAGCGAAAGAAGCTGATTGTGCTGTTCAACTCCATACAGAGAGCTTTAATGAAGAAAAGTTTAGAGAACTTGGAAGAATTGTCAGAGAAGTTGGAATTAAGCCATATAGGGTGGTTAAGCACTATTCACCACCGCTCATTAAGATTGCTGAGGAAGAGGGGATTTTCCCATCTATATTAGCGAGTAAAAAAACACTAATGGAAGCCCTTATGCAGGGAAGTAGATTCTTAATGGAGACAGATTATATAGACGATAAGAAAAGACCAGGAGCAGTTCTTGGGCCCAAAACTGTGCCAAAAAGGACTTTAGCATTTATTCAGCAGGGATTAATGGATGAAGATACTGCATACAAGATCCACATGGAAAATCCAAAAAAAGTTTACGGGATCGAACTAGAGGAGTAA
- a CDS encoding DUF257 family protein, whose translation MESLKDIFKLIDEVKFGESVLIEYYRSFIPELTTLGLLYYAREKGLPVIIDDNFDALHVIQKHLEFVGIKEDFKDAFVIKTGGKREVGNVVTRIKFVSEPAIYIKNYEDTGRAIFSKFERSINIVLGLERLFAFVSSVPEFYALLLSIQSFLGNKRRKSFYLINKDVASSSEFNPLPELERVATTVIEANPTPTSGFFTFKKSTNPELLGKSIEIPIGVIGWR comes from the coding sequence TTGGAGTCCCTAAAGGACATCTTTAAACTTATTGATGAAGTGAAATTTGGGGAAAGTGTACTTATTGAGTATTATCGCTCTTTTATTCCAGAACTAACTACCCTTGGTCTTCTATATTATGCAAGAGAAAAGGGATTACCCGTTATCATTGATGATAATTTTGATGCCCTTCATGTTATTCAAAAGCATCTTGAATTTGTGGGCATTAAAGAAGACTTTAAAGATGCATTTGTTATAAAAACTGGTGGAAAGAGGGAAGTGGGAAATGTCGTTACAAGGATTAAATTCGTAAGTGAACCCGCCATCTATATAAAGAACTATGAAGACACGGGAAGGGCTATTTTTTCAAAGTTTGAAAGATCAATAAACATTGTTCTTGGTCTTGAGAGGTTATTCGCATTTGTTAGTTCTGTTCCAGAGTTTTATGCGTTGCTCTTATCAATACAATCATTCTTAGGCAATAAACGAAGGAAATCTTTCTACCTAATTAACAAAGACGTAGCATCTTCGAGTGAATTCAATCCTCTTCCAGAATTAGAGCGCGTGGCAACCACAGTGATTGAAGCAAACCCAACACCTACAAGTGGATTCTTCACTTTCAAGAAATCTACAAATCCGGAGTTACTAGGGAAGAGTATTGAGATTCCTATAGGGGTGATAGGATGGAGATAA
- the shyA gene encoding NAD(P)-dependent hydrogenase/sulfhydrogenase 2 subunit alpha translates to MVSIEIDAFTRVEGNGGAEVIIENGEVKDVKVKIFEGPRFFELLTLGRYYWDVPDLEARICAICYLSHSVASVLGIERAFDVKVSKEIELLRELGLLGELLESNALHLYLLVAPDLFGYPDAIRMASKHGEIVKEGLAIKAFGNYIREIIGGREIHGINIKPGGFGRYPTVEELERMERQSEALLRLARRGVGIFAGQETLGAKPAHYVVVNGYLYGDKLIASDKDTFDYFERIEEKALSYSFAKQSRYKGEIFMVGALPRVLLKSEMLTPMAKHLYEEYKEKLAQGYVSLNNLAQAIELVYALERTKEITRELLDKGIDGENVPIEPQEGEGIGYVEAPRGVLIHHYKIDGDGNIAYSNIITPTAFNHAIMELSLYEEAKRRYGTSDESTFLQKLEETVRAFDPCISCSVHVVRL, encoded by the coding sequence ATGGTAAGCATTGAAATAGATGCATTCACAAGGGTTGAAGGGAACGGAGGAGCAGAAGTTATCATTGAAAATGGAGAAGTAAAAGACGTCAAAGTTAAAATATTTGAGGGGCCGAGATTCTTTGAACTTCTTACCCTAGGAAGATATTACTGGGATGTCCCAGATTTAGAGGCAAGAATATGTGCGATTTGTTATCTCTCACATTCTGTTGCTTCAGTGCTTGGCATAGAGAGGGCCTTTGACGTCAAGGTTTCAAAAGAGATAGAACTTTTGAGGGAACTTGGACTTCTTGGGGAGCTTTTGGAGAGTAATGCCCTACACCTATACTTACTAGTAGCTCCTGATCTCTTTGGGTATCCTGATGCAATACGAATGGCAAGTAAACATGGAGAAATTGTCAAAGAAGGGCTAGCAATTAAAGCCTTTGGTAATTATATACGTGAAATCATTGGTGGAAGGGAGATACATGGCATTAACATCAAGCCAGGAGGATTTGGAAGGTATCCCACTGTAGAGGAATTAGAAAGAATGGAAAGACAAAGTGAGGCTTTATTGAGGCTTGCAAGAAGAGGAGTGGGAATATTCGCTGGCCAAGAAACACTTGGGGCTAAACCCGCGCACTATGTTGTAGTGAATGGGTACCTGTATGGAGATAAGCTCATAGCATCAGATAAAGATACCTTTGACTACTTTGAACGCATTGAGGAGAAAGCATTGTCGTATAGTTTTGCAAAGCAGAGTAGATATAAAGGCGAAATTTTCATGGTGGGTGCACTTCCAAGAGTCTTACTAAAGTCAGAAATGTTGACTCCAATGGCAAAACATCTCTATGAAGAGTACAAAGAGAAACTTGCTCAGGGTTATGTAAGCTTAAATAACCTAGCTCAAGCAATTGAGCTTGTTTATGCACTGGAAAGAACCAAGGAAATAACTAGAGAACTCTTAGACAAAGGTATAGATGGGGAAAATGTACCCATTGAGCCTCAAGAGGGAGAGGGGATTGGCTACGTTGAAGCGCCGAGGGGAGTTCTGATACACCACTATAAAATTGATGGAGATGGAAACATTGCATATTCAAATATTATCACCCCTACGGCATTCAACCACGCTATAATGGAACTCAGCCTTTATGAAGAAGCCAAAAGAAGGTATGGAACTTCAGATGAAAGTACATTTTTGCAGAAATTAGAGGAGACAGTAAGAGCTTTTGACCCATGTATTTCTTGTTCTGTGCACGTTGTTAGACTTTAG
- the shyD gene encoding NAD(P)-dependent hydrogenase/sulfhydrogenase 2 subunit delta produces MMLKLGVFELTDCGGCALNILFLYEKLFDLLEFYEIKEFHMASSFKEHDTLDVALVTGTVSTQRDLNLLHYARNHSKYLIALGTCATHGDVQASVEGKIREKLEKVYGTKANPMRALDSTPIVQHVAVDYALPGCPYDKDEIYQILMNLAKGVEPPTKDYPVCIECKLNEYECVLIKRGIPCLGPITLGGCNAVCIKSKVGCIGCRGPLPKEANPASEFEILKELGYDEEYIRRKFKTFARGELRW; encoded by the coding sequence ATGATGCTCAAATTGGGTGTTTTTGAGCTGACTGATTGTGGTGGATGTGCACTAAATATCCTCTTCCTCTATGAAAAACTCTTTGACTTGCTTGAGTTCTACGAAATAAAAGAGTTCCACATGGCATCGAGCTTTAAGGAGCATGATACTTTGGATGTTGCCTTGGTTACGGGAACCGTCTCTACTCAGAGAGATTTAAACCTCCTCCATTATGCAAGAAACCATTCTAAATACCTCATCGCATTGGGAACATGTGCTACCCATGGAGATGTTCAGGCTAGTGTTGAAGGAAAAATAAGAGAGAAACTTGAGAAAGTTTATGGGACTAAAGCAAATCCGATGAGGGCCTTAGACTCAACTCCAATTGTTCAGCATGTTGCGGTAGATTATGCACTACCAGGTTGTCCTTATGATAAGGATGAGATTTACCAAATTCTCATGAATCTGGCTAAGGGCGTTGAACCACCAACAAAGGATTATCCTGTATGTATAGAGTGTAAACTGAATGAATACGAATGTGTCCTTATAAAAAGAGGCATTCCTTGTCTGGGACCTATAACTCTCGGAGGTTGCAATGCTGTGTGCATAAAGTCCAAAGTGGGTTGCATTGGTTGTAGAGGGCCACTACCCAAAGAAGCAAATCCAGCAAGTGAATTTGAGATTCTCAAGGAGCTCGGTTATGATGAAGAATACATTCGCAGAAAGTTTAAGACTTTTGCAAGGGGTGAGCTCAGATGGTAA